The following nucleotide sequence is from Microthrixaceae bacterium.
TCGAGACGGTCGCCGACATCATCGCCGACCTCGAGCGGGGTTTCGCCGCCGCCGCCGGCTGACCGTCGGCACAACTACCGAGCCAAGGGACCTCGGCCGCCCGGACCTTCGGGTCTCGGCGGCCGAGGTGTCTCCTGAGCCCCGGCGGGCCGGCGGGCCGCCGGAGACGGCAGCAACGAACCGAAAAACAACGAGCACAACGCCGCGCTCATTTGCGACAGGTGCTGGACATATCTGTCCGGTCGGGGTTGACTAGGGGGGAGGCGGCAACACCTCTCAGGGGTCCGCCGTTCCGGCCTTCTCTCCCTCCAGGGCCGGGGCGGCGGACCCCGGCGCGTCTGGGTCCGTACGCGGGGGCCTGGTTCGTCTGTGCCCAGGCCCGCCGAGCACGGAGCGGTGTCAGCTCCGGCGGTGGGCGCGCACTGGTCCGGTGGCGGCGGCCAGCGCGAAACCCAGGGTTGCGATCAAGGTGATGGCGGCGCCCGGCGGAATGTCCAGGTGGTAGGCGGCCAACATTCCCGCACCGCCGGCCGCGGCCCCCCACCCGGTCGAGGCGACGAGCATCGGCCCGAATCGATCGGTGACCAGGCGGGCGGTGGCGGCCGGAATGACCAGGCTGGCCGACACCAGCACCGCTCCGGTGACCTCCATCGCTCCCATCACGGTCAGGGCCAGCAGGACCATGACCAGGTCGTCGAGGCGGTCGACCGGACTGCCGGCGGCTCGGGCCACCTCGGGGTCGAAGGTGGTGAACAACAGTGCCCGGTAACCGAGGCCGACGACCGCAGTGGTGGCCAACAGGATCAGGGCCACCACGGCCACGTCCACGGCATCGACGCCGAGCACCGACCCGAACAGGACGGCATCGAGGCTGCGGCGGGCCTGCCCCCAACGGGCCAGCACCCCGACCCCGAGGGCGAAGCTCGCGGTGGTCACCACACCGATCACGGCATCGGCCCGCAGCACGCCCCTGCGGGACAGACGGCCGATGGTGACAGAGGCGACCAGGCCTCCCAGCCCGGCGGCGGCGTAGAACGGCACCCCGACAGCCGAT
It contains:
- a CDS encoding metal ABC transporter permease is translated as MSWLTEPFGYAFFRDGLFVAVLAGALCGLVGTFVVLRGMSYLGHGLSHTVFGAAAVGSAVGVPFYAAAGLGGLVASVTIGRLSRRGVLRADAVIGVVTTASFALGVGVLARWGQARRSLDAVLFGSVLGVDAVDVAVVALILLATTAVVGLGYRALLFTTFDPEVARAAGSPVDRLDDLVMVLLALTVMGAMEVTGAVLVSASLVIPAATARLVTDRFGPMLVASTGWGAAAGGAGMLAAYHLDIPPGAAITLIATLGFALAAATGPVRAHRRS